One genomic segment of Hordeum vulgare subsp. vulgare chromosome 2H, MorexV3_pseudomolecules_assembly, whole genome shotgun sequence includes these proteins:
- the LOC123427296 gene encoding cytosolic sulfotransferase 8-like: protein MSSPIPVFPPQEGDAGTNEELYGQFTELASSWPCFRGLSRANQLYRHENGWYSTLPPLVGAMVADARFAARPSDIVVATMPKSGTTWMKALLYSTVHRREHPAAGPDHPFNCLGPHECIRHLEYQIYTRNRVPDLDGLPDPRLFATHVPFASLPRSVAASGCRIVYVCRDPKDTLISTWSFVNKFRAEDGLEPISVETAVGYFCDGVSASGPYWDHVLGYWRAHLANPARVLFFRYEEMSRDPAAHVRRLAEFVGRPFSVEEEEDGAVDAIVKLCSFEHMTGLEATKSGKTELVLGAVENSSFFRRGLVGDWENHLSPETARKIDAITEAKFRGLGLSV from the coding sequence ATGTCCTCCCCCATCCCAGTCTTTCCGCCGCAAGAGGGCGACGCCGGAACCAACGAAGAGCTCTACGGCCAGTTCACCGAACTGGCGTCTTCCTGGCCATGCTTCCGAGGACTCTCGAGGGCGAACCAGCTCTACCGCCATGAGAACGGCTGGTACAGCACCCTGCCTCCGCTGGTCGGCGCCATGGTCGCCGACGCACGCTTCGCCGCGCGCCCCTCGGACATCGTCGTCGCCACGATGCCCAAGTCCGGCACGACGTGGATGAAGGCGCTCCTCTACTCCACGGTCCACCGGAGGGAGCACCCGGCGGCCGGCCCCGACCACCCTTTCAACTGCCTCGGGCCGCACGAGTGCATCCGCCACCTGGAGTACCAGATCTACACCCGCAACAGGGTCCCGGACCTCGACGGGCTACCTGACCCGAGGCTCTTCGCCACGCACGTCCCGTTCGCGTCGCTGCCGAGGTCCGTCGCCGCGTCGGGATGCAGGATCGTGTACGTGTGCCGGGACCCCAAGGACACGCTGATCTCGACGTGGAGCTTCGTGAACAAGTTCCGGGCCGAGGACGGGCTGGAGCCGATCTCGGTCGAGACCGCCGTCGGCTACTTCTGCGACGGCGTGTCGGCGTCCGGGCCCTACTGGGACCACGTCCTCGGGTACTGGCGCGCGCACTTGGCGAACCCCGCGCGGGTGCTCTTCTTCAGGTACGAGGAGATGAGCCGGGACCCTGCGGCGCACGTGCGGAGGCTGGCGGAGTTTGTTGGACGGCCGTTCAgcgtggaagaggaggaagacggcgcGGTGGACGCCATCGTCAAGCTGTGCTCGTTTGAGCACATGACTGGGCTCGAAGCGACCAAGAGCGGCAAGACGGAGCTTGTGTTGGGCGCCGTGGAGAACAGCTCGTTCTTCCGGCGCGGCCTGGTCGGGGATTGGGAGAACCATCTATCACCGGAGACAGCACGAAAGATTGACGCCATTACAGAGGCTAAGTTTAGGGGTCTCGGTCTCTCTGTCTAG